CCctccgctgctgctgacggAGTTCATCCTGGGCGTGGCGGGGAACGGCCTGGCCCTCTGGATCTTCTGCTTCCACCTGAAGCCCTGGAAGAGCAGCACGGTGCTGCTGTCCAACCTGGCCGTGGCCGACTTTCTGCTCAACATGGTGCTGCCTTTGCGCGCCACCTACTACATGTCTGGGCTGAGGTGGGGGCTCGGAGGGGCCCTGTGCAACCTCTGCCTCTTCATGCTGGCCATGAACCGCAGCGGGAGCGCCTTCTTCCTCATGGCCATCGCCGTGGACAGGTACATGCGCGTGGTGCACCCCCACCATCCCATCAACTCGCTGAGCGTCTCAAAGGCCGTGCTCGGAGCCCTGGGACTGTGGCTGCTCACCATCGCCATGACGGCTCATATCTTCAGTCTGCAGCATCGCAACTCCACCTACTGCGAGAGCTTCGTGGTTCAGACGGCGACTCAAAGTAACCTGAGCTGGCACAAGTTTGAGTTTCTCTTTTCCTTCTACATTCCTCTGTTTGTGATCCTCTACTGCACCGTTCGCATCGTCCGCCACCTGAGAGGGAGACAGCTGGCCCAGCACGCCAAGATCAGAAGAGCTCTGTTCTTCATCATAGTAGTGGTGCTCCTCTTCAGCATCTGCTTCCTCCCcagcaacatcacacagctgctgatcttgataaaaacaaacatcatggACCAAAAATCTGATGTGGAAATCTGTTCAGACATGGAGAACCTGACCACAGCCTTTTTCATCACCATCAGCCTGACCTATCTCAACAGCGTCCTGGATCCTGTGATCTACTACTTCTCCAGCCCTGCCTTCAAGAACATCTGCAGGAAGGCTCTCCATCTGCCCCAAGCAGACGCGACTGAGAGTGCAGAGAAGAAAACCAGAGAAACGGCTTCCAAGTCTGTCAGCCAGCTGTGATCACTAAAgccaaaatacaaaaaaaatgttattcagCTCTGTCAGCAAAGCTTTGATTAATGTTAAAGTGAGTCCTAGAGCTAAAAAGGTTATTCTTGCCTCTGGAGTCTTTTTATGCATTGTTCTTATGAATGCTTATGCTTTTGAAAAGTAGCCACATTATTGTAACTatagtgaaaataataaaaaacagtaaatgaatgtAGTCCACTTTATCACCATTCTTATGCCACCACAAATATTCAGCCTAAAGCTGGTACAGAATTAACTACTAGTTAGCAAAGCAAATGCTGTAATCTGTGAGGTTTTATGCTATTTTGATATACTGCTGTGCACGGCAACTGTAAACACAACCACACCTCATGCTTTCATATTTTGCTACAGTGTAATCatgatatttatattttcatacTGGCTACATATAAAGTGTTGTCATTTTAGACCTCCCTGTGGTTAATACAACATTGAGTGCTATGCTGGCTCATTTCACGGTGCAAGGCTCTTCACTGTAGCTATTACTCTTTGGGAAAATTTTCACCTTTGGACCTGGCCACCGGTCAGAAGGGAAACAGCTCATTGACCTTAACGAATCACCTCCGGGAGTCATTTTCTTCAAAACCACTCTGAGCCCAATTACCTTGGAGTTTCCTTTGAATATTTGGTAACAATCTAGATAATTTACAAATCCTTCAGAAAACTCTAGCAACCGAGCTCAGCATCAGGGCTCTATGAGGAGGTACTGTATGCAGCCATACCAACATTAACTGTGTTAGACATGTAGTCACTAAACAGAGAATGGAGAAGTGTAACAGGATATTTTGCAATTATAATCTCTTATCAAATGAGGTCAGCAGCTGTAAGATATTCCATATAGCCAGAATTTAATTGACACATAGTATAAATTAGCGCAGTGAGCAAAATCTGCCTCATAgttattttaatatataatataataacaaaacCACTTATTACAACTTCAAACAATGTGTTACTTAACTATCATTCAGTTGAATTAAGTCATCTTTAGAAACAAGTGCTGAACAACAACACCTACATGAATGGACGATAGATTGCAGGGCTGACAATATTCCTTCAACTTGTTCCAcgtaacaaataataattaatgagCACATTATTTTTGGTCCACGTTATATAAAATACATCCTCAGAGCTTTAAGTCACAGATTTCACAATAAATTGAAAAAGGTGCACAGACACTTAGATTatacatatgtgtatatatatatatatatatatatatatatatatgcatttaTACATTGCTAAAAAGCGTTGGTTCATCCCAAAATTCAATGTTTCAGATTCAGGAACTACTGAAAACAAAGTACCATTACAATTTGGATGTGTCAGTTTCAGATCTGTAATGACAGTGAAAGAAAATATGATAAGAAGATGATTAAACTAGTAAAACCATCACACCATCCTTCTAATCTATCCAGGCTACGTGGCCCACACTAAAATTGGTCACAGCCTCAGTTACCTTCAGGCAGTCTGTTGGCTTTAGGCCGTTTGACAGGGTTTTCCCTCTTTGATGCTCGCTGTGTTTCATGTACTCTAGAGCCAGAGAGTCGGCGTCATCCAGACTGTGGGAGCAGATCAAAACGAATCAAACTTTAGCTATCGGACACTAGCTGCTTGTGCCACaatgacatttcattattttcaaaGTTTAAgaaaatgtgaatgtgaagtctGTCTTCAATGAACGATAATActctttaataaaacattaaaattgCCATCACCTTTAAAATGGCcttattgttttagttttgtgaCAAACTGACATCAGAAGCATGTAATGCTACCTTCCTGTGATATTGCACAATGGAAAACAAGAACCTACCAGTTCTGGCCGATCAGGTAGTCCACCAAGTCCTTCACCTGGTTCGGTTCACCACATGAGACCATGAGCTGCTTCAGATGCTTTAAATGTTTGGTCTTTAACAGTTTGTGCTGCCCGGTCTGGATAATGAAGGTCAGTACAGTTTCCTTTATCTGCAGGGCAATTAAAGATTAGACTGTATAGTCAGCGTTACACAAAAAGGTTGCAATGCAGACAAACAATACACTTGACATTTTtccatgtttcatgtttaccACATGAGAATTTATCTATGGAACAAAAGGTAACAAAACTATGGCAGAGTGCACGGTAGTAATATCTTCACACCATCATCTACATTTCAAACAATGAAACAGGATACTGTTTCATCTGCATGACCCTGAACCAGGAgtttaaatgaacaaaaaatTATCAAAACAACTGAAATACTGCCAAAAACTGGCATTTAATCCACATC
Above is a window of Betta splendens chromosome 9, fBetSpl5.4, whole genome shotgun sequence DNA encoding:
- the LOC114862219 gene encoding hydroxycarboxylic acid receptor 2-like gives rise to the protein MCKAEPQVSCEGQSHTSLKKADDTERGCSSLLYELPDGGCLSMRCHFNGTLLVDVLPPLLLTEFILGVAGNGLALWIFCFHLKPWKSSTVLLSNLAVADFLLNMVLPLRATYYMSGLRWGLGGALCNLCLFMLAMNRSGSAFFLMAIAVDRYMRVVHPHHPINSLSVSKAVLGALGLWLLTIAMTAHIFSLQHRNSTYCESFVVQTATQSNLSWHKFEFLFSFYIPLFVILYCTVRIVRHLRGRQLAQHAKIRRALFFIIVVVLLFSICFLPSNITQLLILIKTNIMDQKSDVEICSDMENLTTAFFITISLTYLNSVLDPVIYYFSSPAFKNICRKALHLPQADATESAEKKTRETASKSVSQL